In Candida orthopsilosis Co 90-125, chromosome 4 draft sequence, the genomic stretch AGTTTTGATACATTTTCTCAATCCATGATTGATCATTTCCGGCAGGTAATCTTGACTCTTCATCCAATAAGGAAAGGATACCCATTCTATTCTCAATCACATCAATGCAAGGTTGGTTATCAACAAAGTCAATAAACGaccattcaatttgttctttaACATACTCTTCTTGTTCCAACTTGAACACATGCTGGTTAAAttcttgttgcaatttttcattggCATAGTTGATACAAAACTGTTCAAAAGagttcttttcaaaatgttcaAATCCATAAATATCCAACACACCAATGAATGAGTTCACCTTTGCAGCAACCTCTTCAGGACACAAATCAGTGTTGATGTAGTTGACCAACCAGTCAAACAATGCGGAGTAGATATATTTGGCAAAAGAATCTCTAGCAACCAAGGCTTGTTTatgattcaaattggtaACAATCTTTTCTGATCTGGTGGTGATTTGTTTCTTAACACACCATTTAGCAAAATTGACAGCATCAATTCCTAATAGTTCACATGCTTTGGCCAAATTTGGCTCATCACTAGATAAGTGAGCATCATTTCTAGTTGCAGCAATATCGATATTACCAATGTGTAAAAGAGCAGCCAAAATCTTGTAAATTTCCATCTGTTTAGTCTCGTTAACTCCAATCAACGCAAGAGCATCTTTTGTCGTTTGAAATTCTTCGGCATCGTCAACGCCTTCAATCTTAGGTAATCCTCCTTGGTTGGTGTATTTATAATCATCAGCAGTTAACAAACCCAATTCCTTCTTGTGTTCTGAGTCTAATCCCGCTAAAAGTTGGTAAAATATATGGTAATTTCTTTCAGTAGATGGCTGAAACACTAGTCTGGATCGTTCCAAAAGATATGTTCTTATTCTTGCACCAATAATTGAAGTTGACTTGTCAAACAAGATTTCCAAATATTTACCAAAACGCGATGAGTTGTCATTTCTAGTGGTTTTAGCATTACCAAATGCTTCCATAATTGGGTTTGTTGccaaaatttgtttttcaacatctGACATATCGGCTTTATGATCAGAGCCCAAAGCTTGTTCTGTGTCTTCCTCCACTGAGGCAAAGTATCTCATGATATATTTGGCTGAAACTGTCTTACCAGCACCTGATTCACCACTGACAACaatggtttgattttggcCATCGAGTTTCATACATCTATACGCATCCTCCGCAATAGCGAAAAGATGAGGATCCAACTCTCCTCTTCTTTTACCAGCATACGCCTGAATGATGTCCTGTGAATACAACTGCTCGACCTTTTGAAATGGATTCGTGGCaattaaaacaataccAGAATAGGTATAGATATCCAACAGTGAATAACGTAACTTAATCGCTTGCAAAACAGCTGGTTCATTCAAATACGACAAACTGGTTAAATCTTCCGCTGCTTCCAAAATAGGGGGATTTCGTAATGGCGGAAGCTTTTCATTATCTTCAGATAGGTTGTCTGTTTCCACTGTAAACTCTTGTGACTCATCCTGTTCAGAAACCAACTTGATGACATGTTTGTTTCCTTCTGATTTGTTGGATACAACTTTTGCACCTATCCACCCCAACTTTTCATCTGGGTACCAACAAGTGGTCCCTACGTCATACAATGATACCATGTTTAGTTATATATGTATGATAAAATAGTAATGATCTATTGGATCGAAGTCACAAGGGGTATGGTTAACTctgtttgattttgttgattggtaTAGAGATCAAGTAAAAAACGccaaataaagaaaaataaaataatttaaattttttaataaaaaatcaacaaacagaaaaaatctttttctattgttttgttaGTGTTTGTTGTACAAGGGAAAACACgtacaacaaaatatatACATAAATGACACgacattcaacaaaaatatgACACACACTTCCAAATAAAAATAGACAAAACACACAAACGATTCCAGGCTCAGCCGAAACAATACGAGTGACTAGGCTTTTGACTTAGATTTTAATCAGATTTAAAATACATTGTAAGTTTAAATCATTCATTGCAGTTGTAGTTAACGATCTCTATTGAAATGACCACCAACACCAGTGAATTGTTTCAGAAACGTTTGAGGTTTCCATCCCAGTCATActctcttttgttttaaaaCCTGCGCCTTAGGAAAGATCCAGTTGGAGCAAAGAACGCGTCCTCCATACTGTTCCCCCCACCTGCTCTATGCCGAGGGAGTGAATCTCATATATGTACTTCGGCAGCCGAGTCTAGTAGTGTActctttccaaaaataATGCCAAAACATATATTAGCGATTCTTGCAtgtgattttgaaaacttcatTTACAAGTTCTCCCGGTTGGTATTGTCCACCACGAAGAGATATTTTGTTACAATCATGACGCAAGTTGCACTTGAATAATGGCTCGATAGACTTGAAGCCAACTTCCACTAAGAATTGCTTCATTTAGTGCCGATGGCAAATTCTTAAGAGACGCGTTCTATTATTGTCGCAAAACCGGAATTTGTGTAATACGATACGTTGAGACACTCAGCCTTTAAATTATACAATATTTATACAGGCAAATGACTTCTTCTCTTTCAGCTAAAACTTTCCTCTAAACAAATTCTTCACCATATCTCTACCAGTGAAATAGCAAGTCAAATAAAGTGTATGGAAATCCAAAGTTGAAGTGAATGTATCCAAAAATCCAAAGAACAACATTGATGGAATCCATCCTTGGGCATACTCCAAAGCCCAGGATTCACCCGGCATTGCATATTGCTTAACTTGACCTCTAACTAAATGATGACAGTCACCAGGTTTATATACTTCTGGTTCCAAACTTCCTGGTAATGCAGCTCTCTCTTCGCCTTGTAAAATCATAAAGTAATCTTCAGAAAAATGAACTCCTGTATGACCTTCAGTTCCAATCGCTGTACCGAAGAAGATCAAATATTCAGTGATTGAAGCGTGGAGGATAAACATGGTCCCCATAGCTCCACCAGCATTATTGTAAACccaatcattgaaatttaaTTCATTGACAAGTCCTGGGTACTCGCGGTTAATCTTTGAACCtaaatcaatcatcaattcaGTGATGTTATTTGGATGTTCTTTGATAGATTCTTGAACTAATTGTTGTAAAACatttttgtcaaattgaaagtttgtTGGTAACCAGGTATAATACAAGGAACATGAAATCGAATAGATTGCTATTGGAATAGCTAATAGAAATAAACACTTCATGGGGAATGTGTTGTTAAAAGGAAGCCTATTGAGTCAAGTTGGTGAAGGACCAAGCATCTttgtaatttcttcaaatatAGATTTGAATCGTTCTTAAACGACAGGATTTGCAATCGTATAGTGATCAATGTCgcaaaattattttttgtGTTTAATATATACGAGGTTCCAGGAACGATCGTACAATTGGTGCGGACTTGAGCAGACAAGCAGAACTGGAAAACTGGGTTAATTAAGGATCGAAAGTAGATGCAGAGCAGAATTGGTCACCTATTATATCACGAAAAGTATGGAATGCTAAGTGTATAAAATTTTGCACGAAAATGAGACAAATTTAACGTAAGCGTGATTAGAATGAGTAACTCAGAGAAAAAGCTGAAAAACTAACATTGATGCAATGTCGTCCAAATAAAGCCGTGTCATATACGAACGAATGACATTCattcttccttttcttcaaagcTCACGCAAATAAAATCACAGTTCACAGTAGATAAATGAACACAACGCTTCAAAACGTGTTCATTTTCTGCAAACTACAAATAgtttcaaactcaaacttAGATCCACCGTTTGAAGTCAGAGTCAAAAATTTAACGttattattttgaaaacgTTTCGCTTCAACTCCCCTATTCAActcttttgcaacttaAACATCTCCATCTCCATCTCCATCTCCGCACCAAAATGGAATTTTTTGTCTGTCTGATAGTTTGGATCCACCAGAcacaaagacaaaaagtGACACATACAAATATAGCGGAAGTTTCTACCCGATTAGGCATGAGATAACAAATCCGACAGCGATAATTGGATACTTCTTTCAATATCTGACTTCGttttttctccttcttccCCCACACAATCAGAGCAGATATAaccttttcaaatttcccattttcatcttctaTATTAGATAACATTAGCACTGACTATTATCATCTCGCTATACTAATCTGCCCACTCCAAATAGATACAACCTTTCAATCAATATGGTTCTTGCATTATCAGAAGTAGCTAAACACAACACCAAACAAGATTGTTGGGTTATTATCCACGACAAAGCTTATGATCTATCggattttgttgatgagcATCCAGGTGGGTCAGCTATTATATTAAAATATGCTGGTAAGGATGCAACTAAAGCATTCGATCCAATACATCCTTCGGATACATTAACTAAATATTTAGCCCCCAAATATCATAAaggtgaagttgaaaagaaagttaATCAACCAGTGAAAAAAGTggtaaagaagaagaaggagagTGCAGAaaaacaaccacaacaaagCAACGCCAACTCTAATAGCAAtgtggttgatgaatttgatgtcGAGTATGATGAACAAGACGGTAAGGATCCACTTCCAGTGCCACTGCAAAATTCTACAGATGCTAGTGATGCagatgaggaagaagaagtgATGCtcgatgaagatggagaaCCTATTCCTAAAGAGGAAGTACAACGTCTCAAGCGAGTTGAAAATAAACCAGATTTGGGTCAAATTTACAACTTGAACGATTTCGAATTTGTTGCAAGACACACAATGGAAAAGATTGCTTGGGCTTATTATTCATCTGGTTGTGATGACGAAATTACAATGAGGGAAAATCATTTGAGTTACCAACgtatatttttcaaacccCGTGTTATGGTTGATGTCACCAATATCGATTTATCAACCACAATGTTAGGTACAAACACGTCAGCACCATTTTATGTCACAGCCACTGCATTGGGTAGATTGGGTCATCCAGATGGAGAGAAAGTCTTGACCAGAGGATGTGCTAAACAAGATATTATACAAATGATACCGACATTAGCTTCTTGTTCATTTGATGAGATTGTTGATCAAGCCACTGATAAACAAACTCAATGGTTTCAATTATATGTCAACTCAAACAAGGAAATCTCCAAGAAACTTATTCAACATGCTGAGAAAAGAGGAATCAAAGGTTTGTTCATCACCGTTGATGCTCCACAATTGGGTAGACGTGAAAAAGATATGAGATCCAAAGATGTTACTGATTTGAGTCATGTTCAAGGAGAAGGGGATGAAGCTGATCGTTCGCAAGGTGCCGCTAGAGCCATTTCGTCATTTATAGATACTGCATtaaattggaaagatttgaaatggTTTAAATCAATCACCAAAATGCCAATTATCTTGAAAGGTGTTCAATGTGTTGAAGATGCAATTATGGCAGCAGAGCATGGTTGTCAAGGTGTCATTTTGAGTAATCATGGTGGTCgtcaattggaattttcTCGTGCTCCAATTGAAGTGCTTATTGAATTAATGCCAATTTTAAGAGAACGTGGATTAGACAAAAACTTTGAAGTTTATGTTGATGGGGGTGTTAGAAGAGCCActgatattttgaaagcAATTTGTTTAGGAGCCAAGGGAGTGGGCATTGGACGTCCATTTCTTTATGCCATGTCTACTTatggtgatgatggtgtTGTTAAAGCTATGCAAATTTTAAAAGATGAAATGATTATGAATATGAGATTGTTGGGAGttacttcaattgatcaattgaatgaacaaTATGTTGATGTGAGAAACTTCAGTAATCGATTTGTTCCTGAGGATAAATTATTTAGAAATGTTTACCAACCTTTGATTAGTCCTCCTTTTAAGGAAGCTAAGTTCTAGATTGTTTCGAGGAGGTTGCTCTAGTAGATTTGAAATAGACCCTAAATACATTTATTTAACTACATACAATGATATATGAGAAGGGGAAGATGTGTAAGTGACGATGTCGTTATTGCACAAAGACTCTTGGTTTTGTGAAGTAGCCTGATTTAACCAGACtgtttgaagaaaaataaCATATTTGGAAGGGCGGACAAGTACATTGAACAATGCATCTTGTCCTCGACgcaacaattcaaatgcAGATATCCGGTGGCTGGATTCATTGACATTGCACGCTAAGGTTTACCTTTTTGTGTTCCAGATTAAAGATACTCAAAAGAAGACGGCTAATGTAAGAGAATGTTTGAATGGAACACTACGGAACACATGGCAAAAACTATAGGTATAGGGCAAACTTTGATTAACAGAAGCAATCTTAACTTCTTTTCTTATTCCGAACGATCCTTAAACTGAGATATACATTAGATTTctgcaaaagaaaaggcTTGTCATGAACGGTtatgaacaatttttcCTACTCAGCCGTTAGTACACGCCTTTTGCCCTAAAAAAGGATGgattgttgaatatgaaaGAACACTAGCAGTTGAGGAATGTATTCTTAAGAAAATTAAGTTATAGATTACATAATGAGTTGGATATGAATATTGGGCATTACAATAACTCTCCTCCCTAGACGGATATATTGGTtaatacaatacaaaacTGTGGTGTATTATTGTTAtgtattgttttattgTGCGTATTTAGTATGTGTGTTTGGATTTACGGGAAATGCATGATAATTTATCCATTATTACACGACcagattttttttttctttttttctttttctctctctctcccacttcatttctttttcgtATCTGCCGCTACTTAAATTCCCATCAGATTTACAAATACTCTTTATACAAATCAGAAGCAATAGAAAGCCTTTcaacacacacacacacaccTTTAAGTGAAAAGTTACTACGTCATAATTTACATTCAATAGCATAGCTACACAATGGTTTTGATTAATGGGGTGAAGTATGCGTGTGATCGTTGTATACGAGGTCACAGAGTAACTACGTGTACCCACACTGACCAACATTTGACCATGATCAAGCCTAAAGGACGTCCGGCCTCACAGTGTCATCACTGTCGAGAGAATAGGAAGCAAAAGAGTGTTCATGTAACTTGTACTTGTGGaaagaagaacaaattACCACGTTCATCATCTTCTACTTCgataaattcatcaactatTCATGAAACAGGATGTGCCTGTCACAAAACTACTCATTGCACCTGTGGTCCTTCTCTGGGAACAAGTAtgtcaacaaagaagaacaagGAGACTGATACAGCAAAGATGAAGGCATTATTAGAGGGTGACATTGTCAAAAGATCCAATTCATTGCCAACGCGACAAACATCAAGAAAGAAAACTTCCCCTGGTGAAATCGGTACGTCTTCCAATGTAGATAACAACTTGCAAGATCAAATGGATTATGGATTTATACGTTCAAATGAAACACAACTTGACAACCCAGAATTAAGTGATaattttgttattgaagaTATATTGATGCcatttgaaaccaaaaagGGATTGTTTGACTTGTTTAACAAGCAAGAGGATCAAGATGGGACCAACTCTGTTGTCAGTGACAGCAGAAACAACATAAGCCAACAGTTTAATACAATTACACCACAATCGAATGACTCCCCAAGTCGAGTAAAACAGGAGGACTCCAGTGAAAGAACTTCGGTATTTAGCCCAGATCGGTCTAATCCAAGTCCGGCTGGTTTTGAAGTAGTCGATCACATGTTTCCACTATTCCCACTTATTGGTGGTCCTAGTTTtgacaatgaaaataaacCATTGCTGGGAATACCCGCCAATGCAAAAATACCTGTTCCTCATCAGCCTACTCCCATCAGACCACTGTTGGCGTCGCAAAACACCAATCTGAACAGCTCATTACCATCAGCGACCGATTCGAATCATAATATCAACTTTGGCAGTAGTTTTGACACCAACATCCAAAATA encodes the following:
- a CDS encoding Cyb2 cytochrome b2 precursor protein; translation: MVLALSEVAKHNTKQDCWVIIHDKAYDLSDFVDEHPGGSAIILKYAGKDATKAFDPIHPSDTLTKYLAPKYHKGEVEKKVNQPVKKVVKKKKESAEKQPQQSNANSNSNVVDEFDVEYDEQDGKDPLPVPSQNSTDASDADEEEEVMLDEDGEPIPKEEVQRLKRVENKPDLGQIYNLNDFEFVARHTMEKIAWAYYSSGCDDEITMRENHLSYQRIFFKPRVMVDVTNIDLSTTMLGTNTSAPFYVTATALGRLGHPDGEKVLTRGCAKQDIIQMIPTLASCSFDEIVDQATDKQTQWFQLYVNSNKEISKKLIQHAEKRGIKGLFITVDAPQLGRREKDMRSKDVTDLSHVQGEGDEADRSQGAARAISSFIDTALNWKDLKWFKSITKMPIILKGVQCVEDAIMAAEHGCQGVILSNHGGRQLEFSRAPIEVLIELMPILRERGLDKNFEVYVDGGVRRATDILKAICLGAKGVGIGRPFLYAMSTYGDDGVVKAMQILKDEMIMNMRLLGVTSIDQLNEQYVDVRNFSNRFVPEDKLFRNVYQPLISPPFKEAKF
- a CDS encoding Cup2 protein (similar to C. parapsilosis CPAR2_201510 and C. albicans CUP2 similar to S. cerevisiae Cup2p, a copper-binding transcription factor that activates transcription of metallothionein genes), coding for MVLINGVKYACDRCIRGHRVTTCTHTDQHLTMIKPKGRPASQCHHCRENRKQKSVHVTCTCGKKNKLPRSSSSTSINSSTIHETGCACHKTTHCTCGPSSGTSMSTKKNKETDTAKMKALLEGDIVKRSNSLPTRQTSRKKTSPGEIGTSSNVDNNLQDQMDYGFIRSNETQLDNPELSDNFVIEDILMPFETKKGLFDLFNKQEDQDGTNSVVSDSRNNISQQFNTITPQSNDSPSRVKQEDSSERTSVFSPDRSNPSPAGFEVVDHMFPLFPLIGGPSFDNENKPLSGIPANAKIPVPHQPTPIRPSLASQNTNSNSSLPSATDSNHNINFGSSFDTNIQNTHFNQHSRGPKRPESVLSIASNSSARSFDFMGNSYNNYNNTLINGGIPLSATSTAYPPSGTDENIITGTEQCEEHNTMHHHFGKTGLGAGKFGSQLSKIESEMYTDTFFDEAMNYEQGDINMQQERPQLSDVLSTPADFYPVSNGNNIEQSNFQNGSNGVICSDSTNSSGNEPSSSQNNSLGDLTYSKSNDAQHQEDTNTTGLIGGDLPMFQGFAIPLVNTPK